The proteins below come from a single Candidatus Zixiibacteriota bacterium genomic window:
- a CDS encoding NADH-quinone oxidoreductase subunit A translates to MIEVYYPIIAMAALALIAGGALMFLSYLFGKRTDNPAKNSPYESGIEPVGSTKERFPVKFYLVALLFILFDIEVVFLYPWAVIFKWGGVFLFIEMLVFIAILLIGYFYIIKKGALKWE, encoded by the coding sequence ATGATCGAAGTATATTACCCAATCATTGCAATGGCAGCTCTGGCACTGATCGCCGGGGGCGCTTTGATGTTTTTGTCATACCTGTTCGGCAAGCGTACCGACAACCCGGCTAAAAACTCTCCTTATGAGTCCGGTATCGAACCGGTCGGATCGACAAAGGAGAGATTCCCGGTCAAATTCTATCTCGTAGCACTGCTGTTTATCCTGTTCGATATCGAAGTGGTCTTTCTGTATCCATGGGCTGTGATCTTCAAGTGGGGCGGTGTTTTTCTGTTCATCGAGATGCTCGTGTTTATCGCGATACTGTTGATCGGGTACTTTTACATCATCAAGAAAGGTGCGCTGAAATGGGAATAG